In Nostoc piscinale CENA21, the genomic stretch TGGGCAATTAAGGTAGCTATCGAAGCACCAGTAACTGCTAAAACATCGGGTGGCACTAACTCATCCATTGATAATGTTAAAGCCACAATTTGCAGGTCATCCCGCAACCATGAAGGGAACAAAGGACGCAGAGGACGGTCTATAAGACGGCTGGTGAGAATTGCTTTTTCCGGTGGACGACCTTCCCGGCGCATAATCCCGCCAGGAATTCTACCTGCTGCATAAAGTCTTTCTTCGTAGTCTACGGTAAGGGGCAGAAAATCAATGCCTTCTCTGGCTTCTGCTCGCGTAGCTGTTACCAAAACAGCTGTATCCCCTGATTCTATCAAAACCGACCCACCAGCTTGGGGAGCTAGTAGGCCTAACTTCAGTCGAATATCCCGTCCATCAAAGGATATTGACTTTTCAACTTCTGCCATTCAGTTTTTTTTTCCTTCTATGCACGCTATTCTCTCTCTGTGGCAATCCTAACATTTATGCACTCTGGCTGGCTTCTGTTACATACAAAGATAAACAAGTGATTCCCTGCCAAATCTATTACATATTTGCCTATCAAGCGGCAGTAAATTCGACGGCTTGGCTATCTTTGAGGATTTCCACAGGTAGAATATGCCTAATCATACTCAAAAGTTTGAGAAATTGCATGTATGGCCATCTCTGGAATTGATCAAATACTGGTGGAGGCAAGGTATACAAAGTAGATTTTTTTACAAGTCTGCAACGGAATCCGATATTTCTTAAATCATCATTAAATTAGATAAAAACAATCTCACCCCAGTATGTAGCCCTGGTTGTACAATAGTACCAACGTTGCAAACATGGCGGCACTAGCCTCAACGAAATAAATATTAATTCACATTATTCATCAATAGTAATTTGACTTTAAGCAGATATTTAAATTGCGATTTTTTCTAAACTAAGCAATAATTTGATAATTTAGAATGTTAATTAATTTGCTAAATATAATTAAAATTAATTTGCTGATTTGATATAGCAAAAATAAAAATAATACCTAAAAACTTAAAATTTTCAATAATCTAGTCTGGGAATAATTCGAGTAATTCAAAATGGCGATTTTACATGGTAGTTGGGTAAGAAAAAATCAAAACAGTTGTTTATTTATCTGGGGAGAAACTTGGCGATCGCCGCAAGTAACTTGGGATGTAAATCAATCTTTAGAAATCCCACCACATCCATTAGCAATGACAGCAGTGGAGTTGAGTGAGTGGTTAGCAGCACGGAATTTGACAATTACCAGTACTCAGCAACAGCCAGCACCATCTTCAGGGGGGCGATCGCGCAAAACTACAAAACCGCCAGAAATCAGCTTACCAAGCCATTCACAAATTATCGCTTTACCAACTCAGATTAGCGAAACCAAGGAAGATCAAAGCTTCAACTTATTACCTTTACATTCTGCTAGCCAAGATTTCAATTCCGATGCTGCACCATATCTCCAACCTTGGCAAGTTACAGGTTTTTGCCTCAATACCAGCGAAGCAATTAAATTTCTCCAATCTCTTCCTCTCAACATTACTCATGGTGAAGATGCTTTTTTAGCTGGAGATTTAAGATTTTGGTCACAGGTAGCCCGTTGGAGTTTAGATTTAATTTCACGTTCTAAATTTTTACCGAATATTCAACACCAAGCAGATACTACTACAGTTGCTAACTGGCAAGTGCTGTTAGACAGTGCTGTGGATGGGACTCGCTTAGAAAAGTTTGCCGCGAAAATGCCCCTGGGTTGTCGGACTTATCGGGAATTAGGGAGTGCGGGTATATATGTAAACTTACCCGAACCTGCACAAGCATTAATTTTAGATTTCCTCAACAGCACGATAGATATGCAAGTGCGGGAAATGGTGGGTACTCAACCCATCATCGAAACCAGAGTGATGGCGGCTTTACCATCAGCAATTCGCCAGTGGTTGCAAGCTTTAACTGGTGCATCTAATACAGTGGTTGCAGATGCAATTGGTGTAGAACGCTTAGAAGCCGCCTTGAAAGCTTGGACTTTGCCCCTGCAACATCAACTCACAGGAAAGCCGTTATTTCGCACTTGTTTTCAACTATCTTCCCCAGAAGTGGGCGAAACAGAATGGAAACTGGCGTACTTTCTCCAGGCTGCCGATGATCCAGAGTTTTTAGTTGATGCAGCAACAATTTGGCAAAATCCCGTTGAAGAATTAATTTATCAAAACCGCACCATTGAAAAACCCCAAGAAACTTTCTTACGCGGTTTGGGTTTAGCTTCTCGACTCTATGGAGCGATCGCACCCAGCCTAGAAACAGAATATCCCCAATCTTGCCAACTTAACCCCATCCAAGCTTATGAATTTATCAAATCTGTAGCTTGGAGATTGGAAGATAGCGGTTTGGGTGTAATTCTTCCCCCTAGTTTGACTAACCGCGAAGGCTGGGCGAACCGTTTAGGGTTGAAAATTACCGCCGAAACGCCCAAAAAACAAAAAGAACGCTTGGGTTTACAAAGTTTGTTGAATTTTCAATGGCAATTGGCGATCGGGGGACAGACAATTTCTAAAGCAGAGTTTGACAAACTAGTAGCTTTAAATAGTCCGTTGGTAGAAATTAACGGCGAGTGGGTGGAGTTACGTCCCCAAGATATCAAAACAGCCCAGACATTTTTTGCTTCCCGTAAAGAACAAATGGCACTTTCTTTAGAAGATGCCTTACGCCTCAGTACAGGGGATACCCAGGTAATTGAAAAATTACCAGTTGTTAGCTTTGAAGCATCGGGGGCGTTACAAGAGTTAATTGGGGCGTTGACAAATAATCAGGCGATCGCACCTTTACCCACACCCGCCAGTTTCCACGGAAAATTGCGTCCCTATCAAGAACGAGGTGCAGCTTGGCTGGCTTTTTTGGAACGTTGGGGTTTAGGTGCATGTCTCGCCGACGATATGGGATTGGGAAAAACGATCCAGTTTATCGCCTTTCTTTTACATCTCAAAGAACAGGATTTACTAGAAAAACCCATATTATTAGTTTGCCCCACTTCTGTGTTAGGCAAC encodes the following:
- a CDS encoding DEAD/DEAH box helicase, giving the protein MAILHGSWVRKNQNSCLFIWGETWRSPQVTWDVNQSLEIPPHPLAMTAVELSEWLAARNLTITSTQQQPAPSSGGRSRKTTKPPEISLPSHSQIIALPTQISETKEDQSFNLLPLHSASQDFNSDAAPYLQPWQVTGFCLNTSEAIKFLQSLPLNITHGEDAFLAGDLRFWSQVARWSLDLISRSKFLPNIQHQADTTTVANWQVLLDSAVDGTRLEKFAAKMPLGCRTYRELGSAGIYVNLPEPAQALILDFLNSTIDMQVREMVGTQPIIETRVMAALPSAIRQWLQALTGASNTVVADAIGVERLEAALKAWTLPLQHQLTGKPLFRTCFQLSSPEVGETEWKLAYFLQAADDPEFLVDAATIWQNPVEELIYQNRTIEKPQETFLRGLGLASRLYGAIAPSLETEYPQSCQLNPIQAYEFIKSVAWRLEDSGLGVILPPSLTNREGWANRLGLKITAETPKKQKERLGLQSLLNFQWQLAIGGQTISKAEFDKLVALNSPLVEINGEWVELRPQDIKTAQTFFASRKEQMALSLEDALRLSTGDTQVIEKLPVVSFEASGALQELIGALTNNQAIAPLPTPASFHGKLRPYQERGAAWLAFLERWGLGACLADDMGLGKTIQFIAFLLHLKEQDLLEKPILLVCPTSVLGNWEREVKKFAPSLKVMQYHGDKRPKGKAFVEAVNKYNLIITSYSLIHRDVKLLQTVAWQIIVLDEAQNVKNPDAKQSQAIRQIEATFRIALTGTPVENRLQELWSILDFLNPGYLGNKQFFQRRFAMPIEKYGDAASLTQLRSLVQPFILRRLKIDKEIIQDLPDKQEMTVFCGLTTEQATLYQQAVDTSLVEIESAEGLQRRGMILALLTKLKQICNHPSQYLKETILGQHNSGKLQRLEEMLDVAIAEGDRALIFTQFAEWGKLLKPHLEQQLGREVFFLYGSTSKKQREEMVDRFQHDPQGPPIMILSLKAGGVGLNLTRANHVFHFDRWWNPAIENQATDRVFRIGQTRNVQVHKFVCTGTLEEKIHDMIESKKQLAEQVVSAGEEWLTELDTDQLRNLLILDRSALIDEDAE